In Massilistercora timonensis, the following are encoded in one genomic region:
- a CDS encoding O-antigen ligase family protein, with translation MQKILKKDVVVKQKIFLVLLIVLILTGNVISCKEFRVFGLVLSAYRVVIPCMALYYIFIRKRQKNICFFQMNKILFMYIGMLFFWIMWGLGLAVLSSYTDLKRAAQDLLALFLGMCSIYCFWELCGGERDLNLVFRSIRYVCSILSFWGLVEIVSGLYLPYSKYYWFDMIKDKKDIFAVVLHGIKDDCVYPATTIFHNINDFSVFLAIFLPLFYPSKRYNKKKNIVYSLCILSIIFILSVNDSNIAIIASILSLIVYLIFMVEERKYITLLSGSILFFYVIGNKLLLSLVVFIKSNLPITIPEVAKQYKNLMELIQRSQLYNMTEVVGTQVVDAISGGANSLTCRLQITVTSLKMIIDSKFMGIGPAAFENWININEKDSMLVNPHNWWLEIFSQYGILVFLAYIITMLVIFAKIFRLYKIHKNMGMLFYMCMCSTFCIACIAPSSYLSYTYQWILPAIGITLIENNRNN, from the coding sequence ATGCAGAAAATATTAAAAAAGGATGTTGTTGTAAAACAAAAAATATTTTTAGTTTTGTTGATAGTACTTATACTTACAGGAAATGTGATTTCTTGCAAAGAATTTCGAGTGTTTGGCCTTGTGTTATCTGCATATAGAGTAGTTATTCCTTGCATGGCATTATATTATATATTCATTAGGAAGCGTCAAAAAAATATATGTTTTTTCCAAATGAATAAAATATTATTTATGTATATAGGAATGTTATTTTTTTGGATTATGTGGGGATTAGGCTTAGCAGTATTGAGTTCTTATACTGATTTAAAAAGAGCAGCACAAGATCTTCTCGCTCTATTTTTAGGAATGTGCAGTATTTATTGTTTTTGGGAATTATGTGGTGGGGAAAGGGATTTAAATTTAGTTTTTAGATCCATTCGTTATGTTTGTAGTATTTTGAGTTTTTGGGGATTGGTGGAAATTGTTTCAGGGCTGTATTTACCCTATTCAAAATATTATTGGTTTGACATGATAAAAGATAAAAAGGATATTTTTGCTGTTGTATTACATGGAATAAAAGACGACTGTGTATATCCTGCGACTACAATTTTTCATAATATAAATGATTTTTCGGTATTTTTAGCTATTTTTTTACCATTGTTTTATCCAAGTAAACGGTATAACAAAAAGAAAAATATAGTTTATAGTTTATGTATATTGTCTATAATATTTATTTTAAGTGTAAACGATTCTAATATTGCAATTATTGCAAGTATTCTTTCGCTGATAGTCTATTTGATTTTTATGGTAGAGGAACGGAAATATATTACTTTACTGAGCGGAAGCATATTGTTTTTTTATGTTATAGGAAATAAACTGCTTCTTTCTTTGGTGGTTTTTATAAAAAGCAATTTACCGATAACAATACCAGAGGTAGCAAAACAATATAAAAATCTTATGGAATTAATTCAAAGAAGTCAACTATATAACATGACAGAAGTAGTTGGGACACAGGTTGTAGATGCTATTAGTGGCGGAGCGAATTCCTTGACTTGCAGATTGCAAATTACAGTTACTTCTTTGAAAATGATAATAGATTCGAAGTTTATGGGGATAGGACCGGCTGCATTTGAAAATTGGATAAACATTAATGAAAAAGACTCTATGCTAGTTAATCCTCATAATTGGTGGTTAGAAATTTTCTCACAATATGGAATTTTGGTGTTTTTGGCATATATAATTACCATGCTTGTGATTTTTGCTAAGATATTTAGATTATATAAAATACATAAGAATATGGGAATGTTATTTTATATGTGCATGTGTAGTACTTTTTGTATTGCTTGCATTGCGCCAAGTAGCTATTTGTCTTATACATATCAGTGGATTTTACCGGCAATAGGAATTACGTTAATAGAAAACAATAGAAATAATTAA
- a CDS encoding flippase — protein MDIKSFARGSGILIVSNVLLKAMNFFLMPLYTRYLSTEMLGVSDTITSFTGVVFPILLMGLDSAFSAFYYDSDEKQSKKVFNTILITLLIIGFIPVFCCVFSSELSHILLGSEDYSSVLVIALISITFNIWYMPFALNLRMQNKMLLYSIVNIISSFCMIILNVLFVAILKYGTCSLVLSTMIVQILQCCLFIYANKVGINFEYFDWNLLKRMIKFAVPIVPGAIMSWVLAMSDRYILLHFQGAEAVGLYGVGTRIMTVLNIFISSVSLAYTTFAYGSKNNNDAKEKYIKVFDLLLLILLCMCFTVSSFAEEVVELMTAPSYHKSYVIVRDLLFAQLFYGITTIVSYGILFEKKSSYILMANFLGAISNIILNILLIPEYGISAAAATTCLGYLITFIVTFIFAQKCYHCSYNIRKAIIVLILTYITLIADSNCLLLVRGGVWGVMLFVLLYLYRKTLFDFLSLFIRKRKKN, from the coding sequence ATGGATATTAAATCTTTTGCAAGAGGATCTGGAATTTTGATTGTCTCTAATGTATTATTAAAGGCAATGAATTTTTTTTTAATGCCTCTTTATACAAGGTATTTATCTACAGAAATGTTGGGTGTATCTGACACAATAACTTCTTTTACAGGTGTAGTATTTCCGATTTTGTTAATGGGATTGGATTCTGCATTTAGCGCTTTTTATTATGATAGTGATGAAAAACAATCTAAAAAAGTTTTTAATACAATTCTAATAACATTGTTAATTATTGGATTTATTCCGGTATTTTGTTGTGTTTTTTCGTCCGAGTTGTCTCATATTTTGTTAGGAAGTGAGGATTATTCATCAGTATTAGTCATTGCGCTTATATCTATTACATTTAATATATGGTATATGCCATTTGCGCTTAATTTGCGTATGCAAAATAAAATGTTACTTTATAGTATAGTTAATATAATCTCTTCTTTTTGTATGATAATATTGAATGTACTATTTGTAGCAATTTTAAAATATGGGACCTGTTCACTTGTTCTCAGTACGATGATAGTACAGATTTTACAATGCTGTTTGTTTATATATGCCAATAAAGTGGGGATTAATTTTGAATATTTTGATTGGAATCTGTTAAAGAGGATGATTAAATTTGCTGTTCCAATAGTGCCAGGAGCAATTATGTCTTGGGTCTTAGCTATGTCAGATCGATATATTTTATTGCATTTTCAAGGGGCTGAGGCGGTAGGACTTTATGGCGTTGGGACACGAATAATGACAGTGTTAAATATTTTTATATCATCTGTTTCTTTGGCATATACTACGTTTGCATATGGTAGTAAAAATAATAATGATGCAAAAGAAAAGTATATCAAAGTTTTTGATTTGTTGTTGCTAATATTATTATGTATGTGTTTCACTGTGTCCTCTTTTGCTGAGGAAGTAGTTGAATTAATGACTGCGCCATCGTATCATAAATCTTATGTTATAGTTCGAGATTTGCTTTTTGCTCAATTGTTTTATGGAATTACAACTATTGTTTCTTATGGTATTTTATTCGAAAAAAAGTCTAGCTATATTTTGATGGCAAATTTTTTGGGGGCAATTAGTAATATTATCTTAAATATCCTACTCATTCCTGAATATGGAATTAGTGCGGCAGCAGCTACAACATGCTTGGGGTATTTAATAACATTTATTGTTACGTTTATCTTTGCACAAAAATGTTATCATTGTTCTTATAATATTCGAAAGGCGATAATAGTATTGATCTTAACCTATATTACGTTGATAGCTGATTCAAATTGTTTATTATTAGTCAGAGGGGGAGTATGGGGAGTAATGCTCTTTGTTCTTCTCTATCTATATAGAAAAACTTTGTTTGATTTTTTGAGTCTATTCATAAGAAAGAGGAAGAAAAACTAA
- a CDS encoding Gfo/Idh/MocA family oxidoreductase, whose translation MLKIALVGYGYWGPNVARNLYNNKKWDFVTICDKKTERLQKAKELYANSLSYVDNFEEIIQDDSIDAVALAVETSAHYELAMKVLQANKHLYVEKPFTDDLNQAIELHELAQTKKLIIHVDHIMVYHPAIRKIKEFIKSGNIGDIIWVDCSRLNLGQVKNDVNSMWDLNVHDLAIVDYLTDGANVQCVKAMGTKMYSHRESITQLMVQYDGFFATMRASWVSPIKERKIIIAGTKKMIVYDDVDVLNKLIVYDKGFDTEAGTEYADYVVRARSGDAIIPHLPVEDALYNSLEHFRQCIFERKESLTDASAAIRVINILEQADKSLKSN comes from the coding sequence ATGTTAAAGATCGCATTAGTAGGATATGGTTATTGGGGGCCAAATGTTGCTAGAAATCTTTACAACAATAAAAAATGGGATTTCGTAACAATTTGTGATAAAAAAACAGAAAGATTGCAGAAGGCTAAGGAATTGTATGCAAATTCTTTGAGTTATGTGGATAATTTCGAGGAAATCATTCAAGATGATAGTATTGATGCAGTTGCATTGGCAGTAGAAACTAGTGCGCATTATGAATTGGCAATGAAAGTTCTGCAGGCAAATAAACACTTATATGTTGAAAAGCCATTTACTGATGATTTAAATCAAGCTATTGAATTACATGAACTTGCCCAGACAAAAAAGCTGATTATTCATGTGGATCATATTATGGTATATCATCCGGCAATTAGAAAGATAAAAGAGTTTATTAAATCTGGTAATATAGGAGATATTATATGGGTTGATTGTTCTAGACTTAATTTGGGGCAAGTAAAGAATGATGTGAATTCTATGTGGGATTTAAATGTACATGATTTGGCAATAGTTGATTATCTGACAGACGGAGCTAATGTCCAATGTGTTAAAGCAATGGGAACTAAAATGTATAGTCATCGAGAATCTATTACACAATTGATGGTTCAATATGATGGCTTTTTTGCCACTATGCGGGCTAGTTGGGTGTCTCCCATCAAGGAAAGAAAAATTATTATTGCAGGGACAAAAAAGATGATTGTGTATGATGACGTAGATGTTTTAAATAAATTAATTGTATATGATAAGGGCTTTGATACAGAAGCCGGTACAGAATACGCAGATTATGTTGTGCGTGCTAGGAGCGGTGATGCTATTATTCCACATTTGCCTGTTGAGGATGCGTTATACAATAGTCTTGAACATTTTCGTCAATGTATTTTTGAAAGAAAAGAGTCTCTGACGGATGCTTCAGCAGCTATTCGTGTAATTAATATTTTAGAACAAGCTGATAAAAGTTTAAAAAGTAATTAA
- a CDS encoding glycosyltransferase, which produces MEKRCIYHVPYPIVDSAETASAIRPQKMLAAFKEVFDEVFVISGYGMERRECFKKLSEKVENGINYEFMYSENSTMPNLLTEKNHVPRYPLLEKKIFQFCKRNGIPIGLFYRDIYWKFPIYKKNVHFLKRCISIPLYKYDLDIYNKYVDVLFLPSHIMNKYVGFKGRVEALPPGGSGGVNIPFKRHTEQEKIELFYVGGVGGDYDVFKLLQAMKQCEFANLTLCCHQDQWNKWHSVYNITIPENVNIIHKAGSELEEYYRKADVGVLFFEPSGYREMAMPVKLFEYLSHGLPVLSTKGSAAGEFVANNAVGWDIDYTEESFVYLIKKLYYNKNCLLNMQNRVLAVATKNTWNSRVQFVDRIMSDLKGKV; this is translated from the coding sequence ATGGAAAAAAGATGTATATATCATGTCCCATATCCAATAGTAGATAGTGCGGAAACAGCATCTGCAATACGTCCACAAAAAATGTTGGCTGCTTTTAAAGAGGTTTTTGATGAAGTGTTTGTTATTTCTGGATATGGAATGGAGCGGCGGGAATGTTTTAAAAAGCTTAGTGAGAAAGTAGAAAATGGTATAAATTATGAATTTATGTATTCTGAAAACAGTACAATGCCTAATTTGCTTACAGAAAAGAATCATGTTCCGCGCTATCCTTTATTAGAAAAAAAAATCTTTCAATTTTGTAAAAGGAATGGAATTCCGATTGGCCTTTTTTATAGAGATATCTATTGGAAATTTCCAATTTATAAAAAGAATGTGCATTTTTTAAAACGTTGCATATCTATTCCTTTATATAAGTACGATTTAGATATTTATAATAAATATGTAGATGTGTTATTTTTACCATCTCATATTATGAATAAATATGTGGGCTTTAAAGGAAGAGTAGAGGCCTTGCCGCCTGGTGGAAGTGGGGGGGTAAATATACCATTTAAGCGACATACAGAACAAGAAAAGATAGAATTGTTTTATGTTGGTGGAGTGGGAGGAGATTATGATGTTTTCAAACTATTACAAGCAATGAAGCAATGTGAGTTTGCTAATTTGACATTGTGTTGCCATCAGGACCAATGGAATAAATGGCATTCAGTATACAATATTACTATTCCTGAAAATGTAAACATTATCCATAAAGCAGGAAGCGAATTGGAAGAGTATTATCGAAAGGCAGATGTGGGGGTGCTGTTTTTTGAACCAAGTGGATACAGAGAAATGGCGATGCCAGTAAAATTATTTGAATATTTGAGTCATGGTCTTCCAGTATTGTCAACTAAAGGTTCCGCAGCAGGAGAGTTTGTTGCTAATAATGCTGTCGGATGGGATATAGACTATACGGAAGAGTCTTTTGTATATTTAATTAAAAAACTGTATTATAATAAAAATTGTCTGTTAAATATGCAAAATAGAGTACTAGCAGTTGCGACTAAAAATACATGGAATTCTAGAGTACAGTTTGTAGATAGGATTATGAGTGATCTAAAAGGTAAAGTGTAA
- a CDS encoding DegT/DnrJ/EryC1/StrS family aminotransferase yields MQFIDLERQYNTIKEDVDYRIRKVLEHQKYIMGPEVEEMERELAAYTGRKHVFSCASGTDALTIPLMALDLKETDAVFVPSFTFFASGECVALVGATPVFVDCDETYNIDTVKLRKTIQEVLDKGELQPKGIIPVDLFGLSANYNEILAIAKEYNLFVLEDAAQGFGAEYNGKRTGSFGDISATSFFPAKPLGCYGDGGAIFTDDDDLAEKIHSIRVHGQGTSRYDNVRIGLNGRMDTIQAAVVLSKLKVFDEEIRKRQLVAKKYCEELEGYYRLPVIPNDCLSSWAQFTLQARDEEHRDYVINKLKEYNIPIMVYYILPLHMQTAFKYLEYSENDLPVCADFCKKVFSVPMHPYLKQDEIIYICNKLKECK; encoded by the coding sequence ATGCAATTTATTGATTTGGAAAGACAGTACAATACAATAAAAGAAGATGTGGATTATAGGATTAGGAAGGTTCTTGAACATCAAAAATATATTATGGGACCAGAAGTTGAAGAAATGGAACGTGAATTGGCAGCGTATACCGGAAGAAAACATGTGTTTTCTTGCGCTAGTGGGACAGATGCCCTTACGATACCACTTATGGCATTGGATTTAAAAGAAACAGATGCTGTCTTTGTTCCATCGTTTACTTTTTTTGCATCAGGAGAGTGTGTGGCATTAGTAGGAGCAACGCCTGTTTTTGTGGATTGTGATGAAACTTATAACATTGATACAGTTAAATTACGCAAGACGATACAAGAGGTGTTAGATAAAGGAGAGTTGCAACCAAAGGGAATTATTCCGGTAGATCTATTTGGGCTTTCTGCTAATTATAATGAAATTTTGGCAATTGCAAAAGAATATAATCTTTTTGTATTGGAAGATGCAGCACAGGGGTTTGGAGCGGAATATAATGGGAAAAGGACAGGATCTTTTGGGGATATATCTGCGACATCTTTTTTCCCGGCAAAACCTTTGGGCTGCTATGGCGATGGGGGTGCGATTTTTACAGATGATGATGATCTTGCTGAAAAAATACATTCTATCAGAGTGCATGGCCAGGGAACAAGCCGTTATGATAATGTGAGAATAGGGTTAAATGGGAGAATGGATACGATTCAAGCAGCGGTTGTTTTATCGAAATTAAAAGTTTTTGATGAAGAGATTAGAAAACGACAATTGGTTGCTAAAAAGTATTGTGAGGAGTTAGAAGGTTACTATAGACTTCCAGTAATACCAAATGACTGTTTGTCTTCTTGGGCTCAATTTACACTTCAGGCAAGAGATGAGGAGCATAGGGATTATGTTATAAACAAGTTGAAAGAATACAATATTCCTATTATGGTGTATTATATTCTGCCGCTTCATATGCAAACAGCTTTTAAATATTTAGAATATAGCGAGAATGATTTACCTGTATGTGCAGATTTTTGTAAAAAAGTATTTAGTGTACCAATGCATCCATACTTAAAACAGGATGAAATTATATATATTTGCAACAAGCTTAAAGAATGTAAATAG
- a CDS encoding glycosyltransferase family 4 protein produces the protein MRVKRIMHGLSEVAGQGFYSVLGIKEINRKAEMVVWLPNKFAYPYDISLNIDKRKKYLAPLYLVKVIRFFIVSIFRYDVFHFHYGRSMLFNRDISILKLLKKKVFYEFHGSDIRVDCLAHKRNKYFPIEDLKQDKLVKRNQYICKKVDGIILHDQELAMYLPNVGEKVFFVPLRIAVDSFTPIYPDINCQKVTIVHAPSNSKLKGTEYIIRAINKLKKHYPIDFILIQNKTQDEAKAIYMKADIIIDQLLIGTYGVFALEGMALGKPVITYIMDDMLLAFPDELPIQNANIENIEGVLENLIIHPELRNQIGIASRQYVENYHDYRKIAIYLLKIYQGSQEPVGSKESFQIVKSIELEKRK, from the coding sequence ATGCGAGTAAAGAGGATAATGCATGGTTTGTCGGAAGTGGCAGGTCAAGGATTTTATTCTGTTTTGGGTATAAAGGAGATAAATAGAAAAGCTGAGATGGTAGTGTGGCTTCCGAACAAATTTGCTTATCCTTATGATATTTCACTTAATATTGATAAAAGAAAGAAATATTTAGCACCGTTATATTTAGTGAAAGTTATCCGTTTTTTTATTGTTTCGATATTTCGATATGATGTTTTTCATTTTCATTATGGTCGGAGTATGCTTTTTAATCGTGATATTTCTATTTTGAAATTGTTGAAAAAGAAAGTTTTTTATGAATTTCATGGGTCGGATATTAGAGTTGATTGTCTTGCTCATAAAAGAAATAAGTATTTTCCAATCGAAGATTTAAAACAGGATAAACTAGTTAAACGTAATCAATATATATGTAAGAAAGTGGATGGTATTATTCTTCACGACCAAGAACTTGCAATGTATCTTCCTAATGTGGGAGAAAAAGTGTTTTTTGTTCCATTAAGGATAGCTGTTGATTCTTTTACCCCAATTTATCCAGATATTAATTGTCAAAAAGTAACAATAGTTCATGCGCCATCTAATTCAAAACTGAAAGGAACTGAGTATATTATTAGAGCAATAAACAAATTAAAAAAGCATTATCCGATAGACTTTATTCTTATCCAGAATAAAACACAGGATGAGGCAAAAGCAATATATATGAAAGCGGATATAATTATTGATCAGTTACTTATTGGCACTTATGGTGTTTTTGCGTTAGAAGGAATGGCATTAGGGAAACCGGTGATAACATATATCATGGATGATATGCTTTTGGCGTTTCCAGATGAATTACCAATTCAAAATGCTAATATTGAAAATATAGAAGGTGTTCTTGAAAATTTGATTATACATCCAGAGTTGCGGAACCAGATAGGAATTGCTAGTAGACAATATGTAGAAAATTATCATGACTATAGAAAAATTGCGATCTATCTTTTGAAAATTTATCAAGGCAGCCAGGAACCTGTCGGTTCAAAAGAGTCTTTTCAGATTGTCAAAAGTATTGAATTGGAGAAGAGGAAATAA
- a CDS encoding polysaccharide pyruvyl transferase family protein, with translation MKNLGVDYFKIKSRAAGMISRDYLRTRDENLLVSAETSIKNADVIVFGGAPLFNWHHQNFYERTAVTIELAQKYGKPVIFSSIGIEGYEEGDSRCQRLKEALKSDCVRQITTRDDFESLKKFVDNKNIFLDKVSDSAVFADAVFENYRKPTVKKKVGIFILRAEGFKDNDIDYTKEDAASLWKGLITELEEKGYDYEIVTSGHFSDEAFMDLLIREYGVKKEKCVFNVNLPETLVERISSYSAVVSCRLYPSIIAYSFGIPKCPIFMIVSDILTGLFQRT, from the coding sequence ATGAAGAATCTGGGAGTGGACTATTTCAAGATTAAAAGTCGCGCGGCAGGCATGATTTCCAGAGATTATCTGCGTACAAGGGATGAGAACCTGCTGGTGTCCGCAGAGACATCGATCAAGAATGCGGATGTTATTGTATTTGGAGGAGCGCCGCTATTTAACTGGCATCATCAGAATTTTTATGAGCGGACGGCAGTTACAATCGAACTGGCACAGAAATACGGGAAACCGGTTATCTTTTCTTCCATTGGGATTGAGGGATATGAGGAAGGAGATAGCAGATGCCAGAGACTGAAAGAGGCATTAAAGTCAGACTGTGTCAGGCAGATAACAACCAGGGATGATTTTGAATCTTTGAAAAAGTTTGTAGATAATAAGAATATTTTCCTGGACAAAGTATCTGATTCGGCGGTTTTTGCTGATGCGGTTTTTGAAAACTACAGGAAGCCGACCGTGAAGAAAAAGGTTGGGATTTTTATCTTACGTGCAGAAGGGTTTAAGGATAATGATATTGATTATACAAAAGAGGATGCCGCTTCCCTGTGGAAAGGTCTGATCACGGAACTGGAAGAAAAAGGATATGATTACGAAATTGTGACCAGCGGCCATTTCTCTGATGAGGCGTTTATGGATCTTTTGATCAGAGAGTATGGGGTGAAAAAGGAGAAATGTGTGTTTAATGTGAATCTGCCGGAAACGTTGGTGGAGAGGATCTCTTCTTATTCCGCAGTTGTGTCCTGCCGTCTGTATCCCAGTATTATTGCGTATTCTTTTGGAATCCCAAAGTGTCCTATTTTTATGATAGTATCGGATATTCTGACCGGGTTATTTCAACGGACGTGA
- a CDS encoding CDP-glycerol glycerophosphotransferase family protein, producing the protein MNVKAVIGNVLKQGPVQTGRLYMKRRKKRLEERRKLRLEERTIKMLAKGSFEKAKPVFEEWLQAISKKPVTEKYFNKMQRSVYIKRVYPQVYQKEAQKPVQNKIIFMEREGAHVLSWKYMYEYMQKNTSYEIKVHYLHLREVPMEEYYENARDYIRDAATAKAIFVCSSDDLMGYFSLRPETTYIQLWHGCGVFKKIGLSTIDQKWGKSAASHKEYPINKNYSYVTIASPELSWIFEEAMGIDKESGVIVPTGVSRTDIFFDDEYIQNCYEKLYAKIPEARKKKIILYAPTFRGKVSQAAAPDVLDIARFSEELGDKYILICKHHQLVKEPPEIPEKYRNTFAWDMSKDDEMNINDLMIVSDICISDYSSVVFEYSLMERPMIFFVYDLEDYIDERGLYYDFDEITPGPLCRTNEEIIEYIQNIDEKFDRQVVIDFKNKFMCSCDGHSSERIAALI; encoded by the coding sequence ATGAACGTTAAAGCAGTAATAGGCAATGTATTAAAGCAGGGGCCGGTACAGACAGGCCGCCTTTATATGAAAAGACGAAAAAAGAGGCTGGAAGAAAGAAGAAAGCTTCGGCTGGAAGAGCGTACAATTAAAATGCTGGCAAAAGGTTCTTTTGAAAAAGCGAAGCCAGTATTTGAAGAGTGGCTGCAAGCAATTTCGAAAAAACCAGTAACGGAAAAATATTTTAATAAAATGCAGAGAAGCGTTTATATTAAAAGAGTCTATCCGCAAGTTTATCAAAAAGAAGCACAAAAGCCGGTGCAAAATAAAATCATTTTTATGGAGCGGGAAGGTGCGCATGTCCTGAGTTGGAAATACATGTATGAGTATATGCAGAAAAATACTTCTTATGAGATAAAAGTACATTATCTCCATTTAAGAGAAGTTCCAATGGAGGAGTATTATGAAAATGCAAGAGATTATATTCGGGATGCAGCAACTGCGAAGGCAATATTTGTATGTTCATCAGATGATCTGATGGGCTATTTTTCCCTTCGCCCGGAAACTACCTATATTCAATTATGGCATGGCTGTGGTGTGTTTAAGAAAATCGGTCTTAGCACAATTGATCAGAAGTGGGGAAAGAGCGCGGCTTCGCATAAAGAATATCCGATTAATAAGAATTATTCTTATGTGACGATAGCCAGTCCGGAATTATCATGGATCTTCGAGGAAGCAATGGGGATTGATAAAGAATCTGGTGTCATTGTTCCTACAGGAGTGAGCAGAACAGATATTTTTTTCGATGATGAATATATTCAGAACTGTTATGAAAAGTTATATGCCAAAATTCCAGAGGCCAGAAAGAAAAAGATTATCTTGTATGCGCCTACATTTCGCGGGAAAGTGTCGCAGGCAGCGGCGCCGGATGTGTTGGATATAGCCCGGTTCTCTGAAGAGTTAGGGGACAAGTATATTTTAATCTGTAAACATCATCAGTTGGTAAAAGAGCCGCCTGAGATTCCGGAAAAATACAGAAACACATTTGCCTGGGATATGTCTAAAGATGATGAGATGAATATCAATGATCTGATGATTGTCTCGGATATTTGTATTTCGGATTATTCTTCTGTGGTTTTCGAATATTCGTTGATGGAGCGGCCAATGATCTTCTTTGTTTATGACCTTGAAGATTATATTGATGAGCGCGGCCTATATTATGATTTCGATGAGATTACACCGGGACCTTTGTGTAGGACAAATGAGGAGATCATAGAATATATTCAGAATATCGATGAGAAATTTGACAGGCAGGTGGTAATTGATTTTAAGAATAAATTTATGTGTAGTTGCGACGGACATTCCTCGGAAAGGATAGCTGCGTTGATTTAA
- a CDS encoding sugar transferase, which yields MKKYLHKHLHKFESTLWLVIKLVFYFALLAAFILVQGQENIGLRRLSRTMGITVLTFVVVGLLLLTVYGAYDVGRRKSKPIIYSMTLAVICTDIVTYLQVMIMRANTNVHEFQLRGVQLLFVTFFFQLLIIIVFVYGGNALFFLIHEPERCCVITSCQESLDVIAYAIGRFKKQYKIQSVVDYRSSDDVIESHIKKADTVFMYDVSAQRRLKIMRLCYQYKVNVYFNPYLEDIMEINAVHYVLDDVYLFNKNIKSLTMEQRIMKRLLDIGLSLVLGILSSPFWIIGAIAVKAYDRGPVLFKQERATIHGRRFYVYKLRTMKENVENYSATKDDDRITGPGRILRRTRIDELPQLLNVLKGDMTFVGPRPEMIKNVKNYTKELPEFRYRLRMKAGLTGYAQIAGKYNTTPRDKLIMDMMYIEQFSILRDIQLILQTAVVLLRSDSTEAFGKEKRTSYVFVPAKKEEK from the coding sequence ATGAAAAAGTATTTGCATAAACATTTGCATAAATTCGAATCTACCCTGTGGCTTGTGATCAAGCTGGTGTTTTACTTTGCGCTCCTGGCAGCGTTTATTCTGGTCCAGGGACAGGAGAACATCGGTCTGCGCAGGCTGTCCAGGACCATGGGTATCACAGTCCTTACTTTTGTTGTGGTGGGGCTGCTTCTTCTGACGGTCTATGGCGCCTACGACGTGGGCCGCAGGAAGAGCAAGCCCATCATCTATTCTATGACCCTGGCGGTCATCTGTACCGATATCGTCACCTATCTTCAGGTAATGATCATGCGGGCTAACACCAACGTGCATGAATTTCAGCTGCGGGGCGTGCAGCTTCTCTTCGTCACGTTTTTCTTCCAGCTTTTGATCATTATTGTTTTTGTCTACGGGGGCAATGCCCTTTTCTTTCTGATCCATGAACCGGAGCGATGCTGCGTGATCACTTCCTGTCAGGAGAGTCTGGATGTGATCGCCTACGCCATTGGCCGGTTTAAGAAGCAGTATAAGATTCAGTCGGTGGTGGATTACCGCAGCAGCGACGACGTGATCGAAAGTCATATCAAGAAGGCGGATACGGTGTTTATGTATGATGTGTCGGCCCAGCGGCGGCTGAAGATCATGCGGCTGTGTTATCAGTATAAGGTAAATGTCTACTTTAATCCCTATCTGGAAGACATTATGGAGATCAACGCCGTTCATTATGTGCTGGACGATGTGTATCTCTTTAATAAAAATATCAAATCCCTTACCATGGAGCAGCGGATCATGAAGCGGCTCCTGGACATTGGTCTTTCTTTGGTGTTGGGAATCTTAAGTTCGCCCTTTTGGATCATCGGAGCCATTGCTGTGAAGGCTTACGACCGGGGACCTGTACTTTTTAAGCAGGAGAGGGCCACTATCCATGGCAGACGGTTCTATGTGTACAAGCTTCGCACCATGAAGGAGAACGTGGAGAATTACTCCGCCACTAAGGATGACGACCGGATCACCGGACCCGGCAGGATCCTCAGGCGAACCCGGATTGATGAGCTTCCCCAGCTTCTCAACGTGCTGAAGGGAGACATGACCTTCGTAGGGCCCCGGCCGGAAATGATCAAGAATGTTAAGAATTACACCAAGGAGCTGCCGGAGTTCCGCTACCGGCTGCGGATGAAAGCGGGTCTTACCGGCTATGCCCAGATTGCGGGCAAGTACAACACCACCCCCAGGGATAAGCTGATCATGGATATGATGTATATTGAGCAGTTCAGCATCTTAAGAGATATCCAGCTGATCCTCCAGACAGCGGTAGTATTGTTGCGTTCTGACAGTACAGAGGCCTTTGGGAAGGAGAAGCGGACGTCTTACGTGTTTGTGCCGGCCAAGAAGGAAGAAAAGTGA